The Streptomyces sp. A2-16 sequence GGCGTGCCGGCCGCGACTCTCACGATCACCGACTCGCCGGGCGCCTACCTGGCCCATCTCCCGCCGCCCGGCGAGCCCGAGCGGTACATCCACTGGCTGGCCTCCGACCGCCGCTTCAAGGGCCACGGCGTGGGCAGCGCCCTCCTCGCGCACGCCGCCGAGGCGACCCGGCGCGCGGGCGTCGACCTGCTGCGGGTGGACTGCTACGCCGGTGACGACCGCAAGCTGGTCGCCTACTACGAGGCCAACGGCTTCACCCCGACGGAGACGTACACCGCCGGGGTGAACCACGACTGGCCGGGCCAGGTGCTGGCCAGGCGCGTGCGGCCGTAGGGCTCAGGCCGCCGCGGCCAGCTGCTCCTGCGTCTCGCGCGGCACGAACCGGACCTGCGGGTGGCCGCGGTTCCAGCCGACGGACAGCCGCAGGTTGCCGACGCGGGCCAGGACCAGACCGATCGTCACGGCCGCCACGGCGGCGATCGCGCCGCCCACCGCGAGGCCGGCGCGGACGCCGTACGCGTCGGTGATCCAGCCGGCGATCGGCGCGCCGATCGGGGAGCCGCCCATGAACACCATCATGTAGAGGGCCATCACGCGGCCCCGCATGGCCGGGTCGGTGGCCATCTGGACGCTGGTGTTCGCTGTGACGTTGACCGTCATGCCGAACATCCCGATCGGGGCCATGAGCAGGGCGAACAGCCACAGGGAGGGGGCCAGGGCGGCCACCATCTCCAGGGTGCCGAAGGCCACCGCGCCCACGACCAGCACCCGCATGCGGGCGGTGCCGCGCCGGGCCGCGAGCAGCGCGCCGGCCAGGGA is a genomic window containing:
- a CDS encoding GNAT family N-acetyltransferase yields the protein MEISIRDGGRDDIPVILGMLDSCVEWLVAQGRPGQWGTEPLSGSPRTVESVARYVDEGSVFIAEADGVPAATLTITDSPGAYLAHLPPPGEPERYIHWLASDRRFKGHGVGSALLAHAAEATRRAGVDLLRVDCYAGDDRKLVAYYEANGFTPTETYTAGVNHDWPGQVLARRVRP